GCAGCTGTGGCCCTGGTAAGTCGGCTCAGGATCCCCCTCCTCTCACGCTGGACTGGCCAAGGCggctttcccggggggggggggaagggccgggcAGGACTCGGCTCCCCCCTGGTCTTTGTGAGAAGGTGGCACAATGCCCCTGGtcccgcccacagccccccacacccccaccaggATCCCCAGTAGCTGAGCACCTGGCACAGTGCCCGAGGTGCCGCCCCTggtcccacccacagccccccacgcCCCCCACCAGGATCCCCAGTAGCTGAGCACCTGGCACAGTGCCCGAGGtcccgcccacagccccccacgCCCCCCACCAGGATCCCCAGTAGCTGAGCACCTGGCACAGTGCCCGAGGTGCCGCCCCTGTCCCCGCCGCAGCAGAGTGAGGGTCGCGCCCCTCCCGGCCCTGAGGGATgtggagggctgggggaaggggaggggggacccccgccccgggctctgcagaaAGTGATtctctccagcagctgcagttcccggATCTCTTCCTGACGGACGAGGAGAAGCGGCTGCTGTCGCAAGAGGGGGTGTCGCTGCCCAGTAACCTGCCCCTCACCAAGGTACAGGAGCCAGCGGGCGTGAGTGTGCGGGTGGGAGCCAGGACCATCCTGAGCGTGCCTCCAAGTGTGCAAGGAGCGTGCAAGCCTGCACGAGGGCACGTGCAAGTACCCGTGTGCGCAGGCCCAAGCAGGAGAGGGTGACTGCTGGTGCGAGTTTGCAGGGCAGAGCCTGTCCTGCCTCCGGCATGcggccggccccagggcagggagtggCCAGTCCAGCTCCACCCACCTGGCTGTTAACCCGCAGGGCGAGGGGAGCCCTGGGGAGGGTCAGACCAGAGACAAGAACAGGACTTGCCCCCCCAAAcccggctccctgcagctggGACCCCTGAACCCTGGGGGGGACGTGAGCAGCGCTGCTGGAGGGCCGGGGCAGACACCCCACTGAGCTCTCAGGCTGCGTCTGCCCCCCAGGCCGAGGAGCGGCTCCTGAAGAAGGTGCGGAGGAAGATCCGGAACAAGCAGTCAGCCCAGGACAGCCGGCGGCGGAAGAAGGAATACATCGACGGGCTGGAGAGCCGGtgagagcccccccgccccacacacagaccccccaCGAGGGcactgccggccctgctcagagccagaCACTGGGAGCGTCCCCCACTGCCGAGCTGACCCTTCTCCGGCAGCTCCTGTGCCAAGGGTGCCAGCCGTCTGCCCTGCCACAGCCAGGAGTCTGTGCGtcccgggggcagggggtgctcgcctgggctctgggagggcagctgGCCAGGACCCGAACCCCCCTTACTCTCTTCTCCTGGCAGGGTGGCAGCATGTTCAGCCCAGAACCAgcagctgcagaagaaggtgCAGGAGCTGGAGAAACACAATGTGTGAGTGCGATGGGaccacacccccccacacccctcccagagccaggagagatcCCAGGcgtcctgtctcccctcccccccctgcaactgctagaccccactcccctgccagagccaggagagaacccaggagtcctggctcccatccccccccactctaaccgctagaccccactcccctgccagagccaggagagaacccaggcatcctgtctcccctccccccctgcaactgctagaccccactcccctgccagagccaggagagaacccaggagtcctggctcccatcccccccactctAACTGCTagaacccactcccctcccagagccaggagagaacccaggagtcctggctcccatccccccccactctaaccgctagaccccactcccctgccagagccaggagagaacccaggcgtcctggctcccagccccccctcccctgtttcCCACCCCCCGAGGATCAGGGTGCATTAACAGAGCTGTGGGGAAGCCACTGGAAGGTGCAGGGGCGTTGGAGGGTGGCTGGTGATGCAGGGGGTCCCTGACATGATGGTGGCACAAAGGCCACTGGGTGAGCACCCGCCTGGCTCCGCTGCTGGgttctgtgccccctcccccctcaggagCCCCCCTCGAACGCTGTCTCCCCCCACAGGTCCCTGCTGGGCCAGCTGCGAAAGCTGCAAGCGCTGATCAAACCCACGTCCAGCAAGGCAGCGCAGACCAGCACCTGCGTCCTGGTATGGGCCGAGCTCCCGCGCTCGCGGCCCACACACGGCATGAACCACCCGGCCCCACACACGGCCTGCTCCGGGGCGGGCACAGatctcccagccccacacacggCACAGagcacctggccccacacacGGCACAGagcacctggccccacacacGGCCTGCTCCGGGGCGGGCACAAATCTCCCGGCCCCACACACGGCACAAATCTCCCGGCCCCACACACGGCACAAATCTCCCGGCCCCACGCACGGCACAGAGCACGTGGCTGAACACACGGCCTGCTCCAGGGTGGGCACAGAGCACAGGGCCACACACACTTACCACCCCCGACGCAGACGCCTCTGCCCCAGGTACAGCCCCCTGTGCGGGGGGGCCTGGGCATCCAGGATGGCGACACCCACGCAGCAGTGCCCACAATCCACGTCTACACACAGCCCTGCACAGCCACACAGTCCTGCTCCTGTGCACACCCACAGCCCGGCCCCGCTGTGCACCCACTGACCCCCCcgagcaccccccctccccctgctcctgtgcACACCCACAGCCCGGCCCCGCTGTGCACCCACTGACCCCCCCGAgcacccccccagaaccccccccgagcacacaccccctccccccgctcctgtGCACACCCACAGCCCGGCCCCGCTGTGCACCCACtgaccccccccgagctcccccccagaaccccccccgagcacacacaccctccccccgctCCTGTGCACACCCACAGCCCGGCCCCGCTGTGCACCCACTgacccccccgagccccccccagaaccccccccgagcacacaccccctccccccgctcctgtgcacccccacagccccggccccgctgtgcacccactgacccccccgagccccccccagaacccccccgagcacacacaccctccccccgctTCTGTGCAACCCCACATCCCCGGCCCCGCTGTGCACCCActgaccccccagaaccccccccagaacccccccccgagcacacaccccctccccccgctcttgTGCACACCCACAGCCCCGGCCCCGCGGtgctccccctaccccccccccgagcccccccccgaaccccccccgagcacacaccccctccccccgctcctgtgcacacccacagcccagccccgctGTGCACCCACTGACCCCCCCGAGCACAGGGGCTGAGCTTTgatccttctccctcctcctgcagATCCTGATCTTCTCCCTGGgactgatcctctgccccagctacAGCCCCCTGCGCGGGGGGGCGCAGGGCAGCCGGGGCGGCTACCAGCCCACGGGAGGTAACAGCCGGgacgctggggggtggggcggagctTCCCCCTAGACCCAGGGAGGGGTCAGAAccgaacccccccaccccagggctgaccCCCTCCAAGGAGCTCCCCGGAGCTGTTCCCCTCCTGGCGCTGCCCGGCCTGGCGCTGCCCAAAGGGACCTGTCCAGAGACACGGCCACAAACAgcatctgtctcccccccccccgcgcccccgcccCACCGGCACAGggcccccccgcgcccccgcccCACCGGCACAGGgccccccccgcgcccctgccCCACTGGCAcagggccccctgccccaccagccccctgcacagggccccccccgccccactggcacagggccccctgccccaccagcccccagcacagggccccccccacacccccgccccaccgGCACAGGgcccccccgcacccccgccCCACTGGCACAgggccccccccgcgcccccgccccaccagcccccagcacagggccccccccacacccctgccccactggCACAGGGTTTGCCCTGCCAGCCAGCCCCTAatgctgcccttccccccacaccccagtgcTCTCCAGGAACATCCTGAACCAGGGGGAGTTCTCAGAACTGGCCGAAGCCCCCGGCCCCCAGGAGCCGCCGGCCCCAGAGCCTGAACCACCcctgggggagcagctggggcccGAGGCTGCGGTGCAGGATGGAGTGGAAGGGGCAGACGGGAGCCAGAAGGGCACAAACGTATCCGCTCAGGCCCAGCTGGAGCAGCCGGCGGCTCCcatggggctgccccaggggaaCGGACCTGGAGCCAGCAGGGACGCAGCTAAGTCAGCGCATGGCGACGAGATGTGAGGGCAGCAGGGACCAGACGGGCCGGAGAGCTGCAttcccagggcagggcagcggcAAACCACAGCAGACGAGCAAAGGAAGCAAATTCTGACGGCACTTGGGATAAACCGGTGTTTGACCCCCCCCTTGGCAGCCCAGGTAAGAAAGGTGGGAAACTAGGGACACCCCGAAACTCTTCCCAGCCTGCCTGGAAATGGGAGCGCGGCGGGTGAATTGGGAGGGTGGAACCAACCTGAGCGGAGAGCGGTTAAAGCATCTCAGAGTCCCGGACGATTGTGTGTTGATCGCCGAAAACACCATCAGGCTCCAGAACACGCGGCGAGAACTCGACGCACGAAGCCGCCCCCGTGGGACTGAAGAGTCACCGCTCCAAAGGGAAATGCCCTGGGTCGGGCACCTGGCCAGAAGCCTGAATAACAGTCAGTGGCGAACCAATGGAGGAGGCCAAGACATTGCCATGCGCCCTGCTCAGGAAGCTGAACTCGGCCAAGGCCGCAGGAACTTCGTGCGCGTTCAATTCTGGCCAGGAGGCTTTTCACTGGAAGGAAATAAGTAGCCAGAGTCAAGCTCCGCCCAcgaccccccagctccacccacaaTTCCACATTGCCCAGCTGGTTCTACTAAAATGCTCAGCCAGGCAATTGTCCACCATTAGGTTCCAGAGTCAGCGCCGTACCCCAGGCTGCTGGCGCCTCTCTCTGTGCTCTCTGCTGACGCGGGGGTGCAGCAccgtggcggggggggaggggcagtttcGTGGGAACCAAAAGGGCTAGAAATGTTCCGTTTTAGACAAAAGCTTTAATGCTGCCGGCTGCACCAGGTGCAGACGGGAAAAGGCCGGTCTGGGCAGAGCCTGCCCCTGGCGCGTTGCAGGGAGCTGGGTTCGTATCGCAGGGAGTGCTAGTGGCACTGCTGTTTTCTATTatgagcccccacccaccccgtgCCAGTGGCGGGTGGCGTCTCTAGTTAATAAAATATCCTGTTGAGTTTTCACCCGGCTCTGGGTTGGTCTCGGTCAGGTGGCTCCGGGCGCAGAGCATGAGCACACATTGccatgaggatctcaaagcacctaaTAGGCTCTGCAGAAACATCGGGCTTGCTTCAcctagcactgaaatgcagctacctctggggtggcCTCGGCAGCTGTGCGACAGCAACATACACAACAGATTGGGCCAGGAAGTGAAGAAAAGGATCAGATCCAACCGGAACAACGGTGAAACCTGAGCAGGAGCCAGGGCTAAGACACCAGGTGAGGGAAACCACAACCTGCCAGGGGCTAATTTCATATCTAATCGCAGCCCCTTGCACCATGTCAGGGCAGCACGGAGgggcacacacccctcccccataccctgcAGCACAGGACCCCTaaggcattggggtcagcacagCCTGCTAGGggagccccccaggacccccacttgTGTAGCAGTGCAGAACCTCGCTCCTTTCTGCGCTGCTGGGCAGGGCTCTGTGTCCTGCTGCCGCTGGAGGGAACAGGGCCCGGGAGCTGCCTCAGCCGACGCGGACCCCACCTGGGACCGACACCGGGTGGGCTCCGGCCCTCCCAGGGCTCTGCTGAtgggctgagcagggcgggggcccAGCCCTGGGATTTTGGCTGTACACGGAGCGTTAGCGCTGCCTCCCGCCGCCCTCCTCCGGTCCCGAGCGCCCCAGCCCCGGGCCTGCCTGCACTGGGTGTTCAGTGGGGCCTACTGGGCATGGGGCAGCTGGCGTCAGGGGCTGCGGGAGCCGCGTGCACGGGGCCCATCAGGCCGGTTCCTGCCCGGTGCCACTCAGCCCTGGCTAGAGACagctcaggctggggggggtcaTTGTCCCTGCCCTGGGACGCTGGGATCTGGGGTGGTTGGCACCACACACGGGGAGAGGCCAGGCCGCAGCTCCAGGCTCATTCCCACGCAGCTGAGCGGTTAgaagctgcagcctggggccgcgCCCCCGCtcgcctgccctgagcccccaggcGTTTGCGTCACTCAGGGAAGGAGATTTCTGGCCGCGTGGGCGGgatgctgctgctcagggagcccCCGAACCTCAGCCCTGCACTAACGAGGCGGCTTCGCGGGCTCTTCCCAGAtgctgctcgggggggggggggcgtgcccGGTGCCTggcagggcccgactcccccaggaagtgggggtgctgcTTCAGCCGTTCTCCGCTGGCGGGGCCTTGTCCCGGGACAGTCTctctgccgggggtgggggggcagccccTTTGACTGACACACACTAGCTGCATCCTCGAGCTTTGAACTCCTGCGCCCCCGCCCCTGAGCTGGGAAtggccctgagcctcctgcaatGGCCGTTTATCACAGCGCAGGGCAGCAAACCAGCGGGCGCCCGCCCCCCAGGCcagtggcacagccccccccatgcGCACGTGtgtacacaccacacacacacaccccgcacccccccgccccgggatgCTGCGCACTCACATTGCTGGGCCTGTTACCCCCCGCCCATCAAAAAGCTTCTCCCTGCAGgcagctggggccagccctgggcGCCGGCTTCGACCCCCGCTGGGGTCGGGGAGTAATttctgttgtcagaagggggaATCGCGGTGCaaccaagtttgagaaccctggtgCTGGAGGTACCCTGCCTACACAGGAGCCCGGGGGGGGTACCCGGCTGCTCAGGGGCCCGGGGGTACCCGGCTGCTCAGGGGCCCGGGGGTACCCGGCTGCtcaggggcctggggggggagTTACCTGGCTGCTCAGGGGCCCAGGGGGTACCCGGCTGCTTAGGGGCCTGGGGGGGGTACCCGGCTGCTCAGGGGCCCGGGGTTACCCGGCTGCTCAGGGGCCCAGGGGTACCTGGCTGCTCAGGGGCCTGGGGGGGTTACCCGGCTACTCAGGGGCCCGGGGGGGTTACCCGACTGCTTAGGGGCCTGGGGGGGGTTACCCGGCTGCTCAGGGGCCCGGGGGGGGTTACCCGGCTACTCAGGGGCCCGGGGGGGTTACCCAGCTGCTTAGGGGCCTGGGGGGGTACCCGGCTGCtcaggggcccgggggggggttaCTCGGCTGCTCGGACGGCTGGGTGTAACGGTGAGACTCACATCTCGCGCAGAGACCAGAGACATCcccccctgtgacgaagtggggccgtgacacccccccgcaccccggtGAATTCTGCCCAGCGCTGTGGCCCCATCTGGCCGCACCACGAAAGCCCCGGAGCCGTGAAGCTGGGGGCTCGAGGGGCTGCTCagctggggctgcggggctgggggtgaagggggtggCACTGGATCATCCCGGGCTCCAGCCAAGCCCCCGAATTCTAGCCCCATGGGGGGGGGTTctagccccctgctagcccagcccccactctgatggtgcccctcaatcTCGTCCCACAGCCCCCTGCGAGCCCAGCCCTGGAGCCCCTCCCCGGCTGCAGGAGGCAGATTAATATTAATGGGTTTTAGCCCCACAGACTCATCccgctggggcagcagcagggctgggtccaGAAAACTGCGggggggagccgggactcctggttCTATTCCAGCCTCTGCCACTTGCTCAGCGTGTGGCCTTAGGGAAGTTGCTGCCCttttcgtgcctcagtttccccaggaaCAACACGACTCGCCAGCCCCCTTGGGTGTCTGGGACACTCCGTTAGTGACCGACTGGGAACTTCAAGCCTGGGCCGGACGGACCCAGGGACGGGCCGTGACCTCTGCAGTGGCTGCAGCCAGACTCCTGGCCAGCCTCACTGACCCCGACGTCAGGGCCCAGGGGGCCAGGAGAGACCACGAGGCTCATGGGATGGAGCTGATCCCCATCTCTGCtcgtgccccccagctcccccccccgggggccacCAAGCCCCTTTTCTCCTCAAACCCAACTGCTCATCCCCAGCTGTGAGACTCGAACCTCCACTGGTGCCGCTCCCCCATCAGCCACCCAGGGGCGCTGCCAGTCCCCCCCCTGCCCAGGCAGCCGACGCGCCGCAGgaacctgcctgccccccaggatGTGGTTAATCCCAGTGCAGACTGGCAGGATTACGGGGGGCGGATTAGCGGTGCTCGTCCATCCCTTACATAACCTGCCACATGGCGGGCgacgcgggggtggggggctcagggctctgctGATTTGGATTCATGGAGGGGGCCAgcgtggggaggggggttccCTCGGGCCAGCACCTCGTACTCGGGGCAGTGACTCGTTCTAGCAGCTCGTGGGCAGGGGGGCGCCTGTTAGCTCCCGGGGAGATTCGCGCAGTGATGCCaggctggtggggcagggctgggtccggGTTTCTCCCCCCAACATACAGATCCacccgttgtgccaggtgctgcccagagaCCTCCCAACCCCCCATGACACCTCAGATCCACCTGCTGCATGTGGGGGGAGCTCGcaggcccctgcctccccccagcgctggctCTGCCCAgcggccccaggccctgtgctgggcaCCAATCCAGTGGGAGCTCATGGGGATGGGCGAGGCAGCGGGTGCCAGGCAGGAGCCAGGCGATGTCCCACGGGGGGCGGCGTCCCCTGGGGGCTGGCACCGAGGGGGCCGAGCAGCTCTGGTCCCTGGCCAGGCGCAGGCTGGCAACCAGACCCCCCCGTCCATACAAGGGCCAATCCGCTCCTGGCCCAGCCGGGCTCACTGCCCCAGGGAGGGGACGATAGCTCcatccagcagcagccagagcctccCCCACGCCCACTTCCCAGCTGGCAGTTTCCCTGCCAGGCAGCATTACCAGCGGCTCAGGCCAGGCGCTGAGGCTGGGTCAGCGCCCTCGGGAATCCCCAGCTGTCACGGagggtgggggagtcagggccctgcacccccggctccctgcgagtcaccaggactctcagccaggcagtaaagcagcaggtttattagacgccaggaacacagtcccaagcagggctcgcaggtacagacaacaggagcctccccaattagatccatcttggggcCCTGGGGGCACCCCCCCATTGGGGaatctccctccattccccagccacctcctgaaaacccccctccctccccccagcgtctcctcccccagcctttgttcagcttcccgggcagaggggtcccctggcctctgcccccttcctgggttctcacgttACCTGCTCAGTGACGCtccctccagccagtctcccctcccccagtgcagccccccactctgcattcacagcccccagtaagaacagtcccagttcgtgACACCAGCTAAGCCACAAGCATCCCCCATTCCCGGGCAggccagggcaggagccaggctgacCTCCAGAGAGCATTAAACGCCCCCCACCCGCGGTGGGAATCCGCCTGCCACGGGACCCACCGGCTGCTTGGCGCCGCGTGGGGAGCCGAGCTCATGGGAAGAGCTGGGGCCCCCCGAGACCTGAGTCTCCAGCGCCAGCATCCAGGAGCCAGgcaggccgggggcaggggccaggccagtgagggcaggagggggcgggagTCCAGCCCCAcgtgctctggagcagggaccgGCCTGAGACCTGGCAGGGACGGGGTGCTCGGCAGGGGCTCCAGGGACCCCGCCTGGGGAGAGGCCTCAGCTCTCCTGGGTGCAGGGCTGAACCAGGCCCAGTCTCGGTGCTCTTGGTGCCAGGTTTGTGCCCAAGGATCGGGCTGCTGGGGGGTGCAGGACTAGGGTGTGGGGCGAACGACGCCCGAGGGAATCTGCCTGCCCCCCAGAAGGCTCCAGCCACAGGCCCCAGCCGTGCCGGGGCTGGGTGAGCAGGAACGCCAGGCACCGGGGGATGGGAAGCAGGGAGGGATCTTTTTAGCAAGGGGGGGGTGGATTTTGGCTGGGCTGGTGGAAAATCAATGGGGTAAATTCCCCCCTGGTGTAACTGTGGCTTTCGGGCCCATCCTGGCTAGGTGCTGTGACGCTCGTACCGGCCCGGGCCCAGCTCGGGTGCTGCCCAGGGCCCCGTCCGCCCTGAGCCGGGCTCAAGCTCTCGTCACCCGAGGGGCACGACAGAGCTCGGGGCCCTTGTGCCAGGCGcgggccaggccctgccccgaaGCACTCGCAGCCAGGGCACGGCAGAGGGGCAGGGACTGGGCTGTCACCCAGCAGGGCAGCGGGTAGAGCCCGggggccctgacccccagcaggcGGGAAGAGCCTCCTCCAGTGGCTTAGCGGGAAAAGCCCGACGCTCCGGAGCGCCTGGCA
This genomic window from Mauremys mutica isolate MM-2020 ecotype Southern chromosome 17, ASM2049712v1, whole genome shotgun sequence contains:
- the CREB3L4 gene encoding cyclic AMP-responsive element-binding protein 3-like protein 4 isoform X1 is translated as MGEPGSPALQAVLFELCPSSAVPSPDPPFARPEPAPPPEQGFETWAVSGGSGLNDSEPEDFLNVLINPNEVYSLGSAQASPGSDSGISDEPGSDSPQPGEGAPAAFCAVVCDPSEPLPSDVVSIQLGDWPPPLLIPDACIVNELPSAPPSAVARPGTVPVLVSAGDMQAAVALQLQFPDLFLTDEEKRLLSQEGVSLPSNLPLTKAEERLLKKVRRKIRNKQSAQDSRRRKKEYIDGLESRVAACSAQNQQLQKKVQELEKHNVSLLGQLRKLQALIKPTSSKAAQTSTCVLILIFSLGLILCPSYSPLRGGAQGSRGGYQPTGVLSRNILNQGEFSELAEAPGPQEPPAPEPEPPLGEQLGPEAAVQDGVEGADGSQKGTNVSAQAQLEQPAAPMGLPQGNGPGASRDAAKSAHGDEM
- the CREB3L4 gene encoding cyclic AMP-responsive element-binding protein 3-like protein 4 isoform X2, with amino-acid sequence MGEPGSPALQAVLFELCPSSAVPSPDPPFARPEPAPPPEQGFETWAVSGGSGLNDSEPEDFLNVLINPNEVYSLGSAQASPGSDSGISDEPGSDSPQPGEGAPAAFCAVVCDPSEPLPSDVVSIQLGDWPPPLLIPDACIVNELPSAPPSAVARPGTVPVLVSAGDMQAAVALLQFPDLFLTDEEKRLLSQEGVSLPSNLPLTKAEERLLKKVRRKIRNKQSAQDSRRRKKEYIDGLESRVAACSAQNQQLQKKVQELEKHNVSLLGQLRKLQALIKPTSSKAAQTSTCVLILIFSLGLILCPSYSPLRGGAQGSRGGYQPTGVLSRNILNQGEFSELAEAPGPQEPPAPEPEPPLGEQLGPEAAVQDGVEGADGSQKGTNVSAQAQLEQPAAPMGLPQGNGPGASRDAAKSAHGDEM